The DNA region AGGATGGTACCATCAAGCACGTGATGTCGGGATTCAACCCGCAGGGCACCCAGGTTTTCAGTTTTAAGGCCCCCACGCCTGAAGAAGTGGCCCATGATTATTTCTGGCGCACCTACAAATGCTTTCCGGCCAAAGGTCAGGTAGTAATTTTCAACAGGTCGTACTACGAGGAGGTACTGGTCACCCGCGTTCATCCCGGGTTTTTGTTGCGTCAGCGCATTCCCGGATATCAATCTGCCGACGATTTTGATGAAAATTTCTGGCAGCAGCGATTCCGACAGATCAACGACATCGAACGGCATCTCACCGAAAACGGCACGGTCATCATCAAGTTCTTCCTGAACATCTCAAAAGACCAACAGAAAAGACGCTTCTTGCGGAGACTCGACGACCCGGCGCGCAACTGGAAATTTGAGGCTGGCGACCTGGAGGAGCGCCGTCACTGGGATAAATACATGCACGCCTACAGCGAGATGTTGGCACATACATCCACCGGTTATGCGCCCTGGTATGTGATTCCGGCCGATCGCAAATGGTTTATGCGCTATGCTGTGAGCAATGTGCTCCTGAATCGCTTTGGTGAGCTCGAACTGCAATATCCGGAATTGCCCGAGGCCGAAAAGCTGAAACTGGTCACCTACCGCAATGTGCTGATGCAGGAATAGAAACCGGAGCCAACTCAGTAACCGTATTTTTCCCTCCAGAGTTTTTGCAGCCTCAGGCGCAACTCTTGTTCCCGGCTGTTGTTGCCAGGCTCATACAGCCGTGTGCCGGCAATGGCATCGGGCAGCATCTCCATTTCAGCAAAGTTATCGCTGAAGTCGTGGGCGTATTTGTATCCCTGCCCATAGCCCAGCTCGTCCATCAGTCGGGTGGGCGCGTTGCGAAGTGCAAGGGGTACACTCAGGTCGCCGTATTTGCGCACTAGATCCTGAGCTTTGTTGATTGCAACATAGCTTGCATTACTCTTGGGTGAGCAGGCCAGGTAGATGGCTGTCTGCGATAGGATGATGCGGCTCTCGGGCCAGCCTATTTTATTCACGGCGTCAAAGCATGCGTTGGCCAGCAGCAGGGCATTGGGGTTGGCGTTGCCGATGTCTTCCGAGGCCAGGATGAGCATGCGCCGCGCAATGAACAACGGGTCTTCGCCGGCTTCAACCATGCGGGCCAGGTAATACACAGCGGCATTGGGGTCGCTGCCTCGCATCGATTTGATAAAGGCCGAGATGATGTCGTAGTGCATCTCGCCTTTTTTATCGTAGCGGGTCAGGTTGTTCTGTATCAGCTTTTTCAGCAGATCGTTGGTAATGTGCAGGGTTTTGCTGCCCGATCTGGCCTCGGGATGGAGTTCCACGGCAAGTTCGAGGGCATTGAGCAGCTTGCGGGCATCGCCTCCACTGATCTGCATCAGCGCATCCATGGCAGCAAACTCAATGTTGCAGCCTGTTTCTTTTTCAAGCACCGCCAGAGCCCTTGAAGTCAGCGTTTCCAGATGATTCATTTCGAGCGGCTTCAGCACGTACACCTGGCAGCGGGAGAGCAGGGGCGCGATAACTTCAAAGCTGGGATTCTCGGTGGTAGCACCGATCAGGGTGATGTAGCCCTTTTCAACTGCGCCCAGCAGCGAGTCCTGCTGCGATTTGCTGAACCGATGGATTTCGTCAATAAATAATATAGGAGGGCGGTGCAGCAGCCTGGCCTTTTCAATCACCTCGCGCACCTCTTTAACGCCGGAGGTCACAGCGCTGAGGGTAAAAAACTGACGTTCGAGCTGCTGGGCGATCAGCAAGGCAAGGGTGGTTTTGCCCACACCCGGAGGCCCCCAAAGAATGAGGCTCGGTATGCGGCCACTCTGCATCGCTTGCCGCAGTATGGCATTTTCGCCCACAAGATGTTCCTGACCGACATACTCTTCCAGACTCGTTGGCCGGAGCCGTTCGGCCAAAGGCATGTTTGCTGACATGGGTGTCATGTGCTTTTCCTGACAAAGGTAAGCAATCGCCGGTGCGCGCCTGATTCAGGCTGGGCAATACAGGTCTGAAAAAAAAAAACCGCCTGCTTGGGCGGTTGTCGTAGCGAGAGCGAGAATTGAACTCGCGACCTCCGGGTTATGAATCCGACGCTCTGACCAACTGAGCTATCTCGCCGTTTGGGAGTGCAAAAATACAATTTTTGTTGTTTGTGAAACAATACCCCTCTGGTAAAATTTCGGTTTTTGCACCTCTAAAGCTGTTAACTTTTTAACATCATTTTGCGCTGCAGCATACCAATTTGGTTAATTTTGCAGGCATCAACATCAAACTTTTTGGCCATGAAAAAGCTGTTTTTTCTCATGCTTTTGCTTGGAGCCGGCACCCTGATGGCCCAGCAGCCCGCTACTGCCCCGACCACCAACGGCCCCGAAATAACCTTCACCAAGCTGGTACACGATTATGGAACCATTTTCGTTGGCTCCGACGGAAGTTACGAATTTGAGTTCACAAACACCGGCAACGAACCCCTCATTCTGAGTCAGCCGCGCTCCTCCTGTGGATGCACGGTACCCGACTGGCCACGCAAACCCATTTTGCCGGGCGAAAAAGAAAAGATCAAAGTCACCTACAACACCGCAATACGTGGTAACTTCACCAAAACGGTGACCATTCTCTCCAATGCCAAGACGAACAATTCTGTTGTGCTGACCATACGCGGAAATGTAGTGGACAAGCCTGCCGAGAATCTTCCTGAAAAGACCAGCGCCGTGGGTCAGAACCCCGGGGGCAGATAAAAAATGAAATCGAAAACGACCGGCCCTCAGCAAGCCGGTCGTTTTATATAAAATCGAACCAGACAAAACAAAACCAGCGCCATGCCAACGATCTCGCAAAAGGGCCGCCAAATGCCCGAATCGCCCATCCGCAAGCTTGTTCCTTATGCCGAAGCCGCCAAAAAACGCGGCATCAGAGTGTATCACCTCAACATAGGCCAGCCCGACATCCATACGCCGGAAGTTGCCTTGCAGGCCATCCGCAACTACGATGGCAAGGTGATCGAATACAGCCATTCGGCTGGCATTGCTTCCTACAGGGCCAAGCTGGCAAGGTATTACGAAAAGCATAACATCTTCGTCAGTCCCGACGAAATCATCATCGGCGCCGGAGCCTCCGAAGCCCTGCTTTTTGCTTTTCAAACCATCATGGATCCCGGCGACGAAGTCATCATACCCGAACCATTCTACGCCAACTACAACGGCTTTGCCATCAATGCGGGTGTAAAAGTGATACCTATCCCCTCAGACATTGATTCCGGCTTTGCGCTTCCGCCAATTGCCGACTTCGAGAAGTCGATCACCCCGCGAACCAAGGCCATTCTGGTTTGTAACCCGAACAATCCCACCGGATACCTCTATTCGGAGGAGGAACTGGAAGTGCTCAGGCAGCTGGTCATCAAATACGACCTGTATCTTATTGCCGATGAAGTGTACCGTGAGTTTTGCTACGATGGCCACAAACACCATTCCTGCATGCACCTCAAAGGCATTGAGCAGAACGTCATTCTGATCGATTCGGTTTCGAAGCGCTACAGCGCCTGTGGCGTGCGCGTAGGATGGATGATCTCCAGGAACAAAGAGGTGATGCAGACGGCACTCAAGTTTGCACAGGCCCGCCTCAGTCCGCCCAGCTTCGGGCAAATAGCCGCCGAAGCCGCCATCGACACGCCGGAGACTTATTTCGAAGAAGTGCTCGAAGAATACCTCCACCGTCGCAACCTCGTAGTTGAACGTATCAACAAAATGGATGGCGCGTTTTGCCCCAACCCCAAAGGTGCATTTTATGTGGTAGCCCGTTTGCCCATCGACGACAGCGACCGTTTCTGCCAATGGCTGCTCGAAGATTTCGCCTTCGAAAATCAAACGGTCATGCTGGCACCTGCCAGTGGCTTTTATTCCACCCCCGGTCGCGGAAAGGATGAAGTGCGCATCAGCTATGTGCTCAATACCACCGACCTGGCAAGGGCAATGGATGCACTGGAACATGCCCTGAAAGTTTATCCCGGAAAGACGAACTGAGGATTGTTGCCGCTATCGCAATAAGGCAACCCCCGGAACAGAATCAATAAGTCCGTGGTCACTCAGCCATTGCGAACAGGATGGCTGGCAGCATGACCAATATGTATTCGTGCAATAAACTTTGCTTCCTGGGTTTTGTGGCAAAATCTCATAATTTGCAACCAGGTTGCCGCTTTGCTTTCATCAGTATGCTGAAGTCACTTTAGCCTCTGGCTATTCCAAACGAACCTGTAAGGAAGTCGGGCATCGTCGCCTGCATAATCTACCCCGATACGTGGTGTAACGATTATTTCCTGACTTCCGCAGACTTTTTTGAATTTTTGAATTTTGCATTGTAAGTTGTTGTATGTCTGTGTTTTAAAAATTGGGTGTTTGGAATTTTGGGTGTTAATTTGGTTTTTGTTATGATATTTGCGGGTGTTTGTCAGGAAGCTAAAGCATAAAAGCGGCAGGATCTATGTACAAGTAGTTGAGAAGCTCAACCGCAAGTATAAAGTTAGGAAGAGTTTTGGGGCTGCCACTGATGAGGATGCTTTAGAGGCTCTGGTAAGACGGGCTCAACAATGGATTAAAGAGTATCAGTCGTTAGCGGAGTTTGACTTTGACCAGGAGAGAGCCGTTTATGCGGGTCTGCTCGACGCTATCACATCCCACAAGCTTGTTGGTATCGATCTGATTCTGGGAAAGATATTTGATGAGATTGGTTTTAATCAGGTCATTGATCCGTTGTTTAAATACTTGGTTTTGTACAGGTTGGTTTATCCCAGGAGTAAATTAAAGACAACAGAATACCTTTACCGGTATGCCCAGAAATCCATTTCGGAGGACAATATTTATCGATACATGGACAAGCTTTATAACACTCAGAAGGAGCTTGTTCAGCAAATCAGCTATAAGCACACGATGCGTATACTTGCCCAAAGGGTTCAAGTGGTGTTTTATGATGTAACGACGATTTATTTTGAGACCGACGGTGAAGATGATTTTCGGCGCACGGGATTTTCGAAAGAAGGAAGGCATCAAAATCCACAAATTGTTTTAGGGCTGCTTGTCGTCAAGGAGGCTATCCTTTGGCTTACGATGTTTTTGATGGAAAAAAATTCGAAGGGCATACCATGTTACCCGTTATCAATGGGTTCAAGCAAAAGTATAACATCGAAAAACTGACTGTTGTAGCTGATTCAGGTTTGCTGTCGCAATCTAACATTGAAGAGCTTACAGTCAACGGACATGATTTTATTTTAGGAGCAAGGATCAAAAATGAAGCTCAGTGGATAAAAGAAAAGATCTGCAGCCATACTTTTAATGATGGTGACACAATAGTCATTGAGAAAGAAGGGTTCAGGCTTTTAGTCAACTACTCCCATCAAAGAGCAGAAAAGATAAATACAACCGGGAAAAGGGGCTTAAACGATTAGAAAAAGCA from Bacteroidota bacterium includes:
- a CDS encoding polyphosphate kinase 2 family protein, whose amino-acid sequence is MENLAKDPHIFYQPGSSLNVNHFACDWVSAIGNKDNAARALEGNIEMLARMQDMLYASARYAVLVVFQAMDAAGKDGTIKHVMSGFNPQGTQVFSFKAPTPEEVAHDYFWRTYKCFPAKGQVVIFNRSYYEEVLVTRVHPGFLLRQRIPGYQSADDFDENFWQQRFRQINDIERHLTENGTVIIKFFLNISKDQQKRRFLRRLDDPARNWKFEAGDLEERRHWDKYMHAYSEMLAHTSTGYAPWYVIPADRKWFMRYAVSNVLLNRFGELELQYPELPEAEKLKLVTYRNVLMQE
- a CDS encoding replication-associated recombination protein A; its protein translation is MSANMPLAERLRPTSLEEYVGQEHLVGENAILRQAMQSGRIPSLILWGPPGVGKTTLALLIAQQLERQFFTLSAVTSGVKEVREVIEKARLLHRPPILFIDEIHRFSKSQQDSLLGAVEKGYITLIGATTENPSFEVIAPLLSRCQVYVLKPLEMNHLETLTSRALAVLEKETGCNIEFAAMDALMQISGGDARKLLNALELAVELHPEARSGSKTLHITNDLLKKLIQNNLTRYDKKGEMHYDIISAFIKSMRGSDPNAAVYYLARMVEAGEDPLFIARRMLILASEDIGNANPNALLLANACFDAVNKIGWPESRIILSQTAIYLACSPKSNASYVAINKAQDLVRKYGDLSVPLALRNAPTRLMDELGYGQGYKYAHDFSDNFAEMEMLPDAIAGTRLYEPGNNSREQELRLRLQKLWREKYGY
- a CDS encoding DUF1573 domain-containing protein — encoded protein: MKKLFFLMLLLGAGTLMAQQPATAPTTNGPEITFTKLVHDYGTIFVGSDGSYEFEFTNTGNEPLILSQPRSSCGCTVPDWPRKPILPGEKEKIKVTYNTAIRGNFTKTVTILSNAKTNNSVVLTIRGNVVDKPAENLPEKTSAVGQNPGGR
- a CDS encoding pyridoxal phosphate-dependent aminotransferase, with the translated sequence MPTISQKGRQMPESPIRKLVPYAEAAKKRGIRVYHLNIGQPDIHTPEVALQAIRNYDGKVIEYSHSAGIASYRAKLARYYEKHNIFVSPDEIIIGAGASEALLFAFQTIMDPGDEVIIPEPFYANYNGFAINAGVKVIPIPSDIDSGFALPPIADFEKSITPRTKAILVCNPNNPTGYLYSEEELEVLRQLVIKYDLYLIADEVYREFCYDGHKHHSCMHLKGIEQNVILIDSVSKRYSACGVRVGWMISRNKEVMQTALKFAQARLSPPSFGQIAAEAAIDTPETYFEEVLEEYLHRRNLVVERINKMDGAFCPNPKGAFYVVARLPIDDSDRFCQWLLEDFAFENQTVMLAPASGFYSTPGRGKDEVRISYVLNTTDLARAMDALEHALKVYPGKTN